In Kordia antarctica, the following proteins share a genomic window:
- a CDS encoding sulfate adenylyltransferase subunit 1 yields MKIDNNQLLRFITSGNVDDGKSTLIGRLLYDSKSIYEDQLQNVKRISKRKGNDEIDLTLFTDGLRDEWEQGITIDVAYQYFTTPKRKFIIADTPGHVQYTRNMFTGASTANLAIILVDVRYGVTEQTKRHSFIASLLKIPNAIVCINKMDLVNFSKDVYDTIVNEFKIFSSKLSINDIRFIPMSALLGDNVVDKSSRMEWYKGDPLLHTLEIIPINNDINEASVRFPIQTILRPQNEVDQDYRRYVGRLASGVLRKGDEITVLPSGLTSKVKTIYKYDKDMQEVFAPMSISIALEDNIDISRGDMIVKSNNKPNIVQDIEVMLCWLHTDAAKPRAKYFIKQTTNEQKAIIKEIIYKIDIKTLEKDYECEGLKMNDICKVKLKITKPLMVDLYKENRITGSLILIDETTNETVAAAMVV; encoded by the coding sequence ATGAAAATAGACAATAACCAACTACTGAGATTTATTACATCAGGAAATGTAGATGATGGAAAAAGTACACTGATTGGGAGACTTTTATATGACTCTAAATCTATTTATGAAGATCAACTGCAGAATGTTAAAAGAATAAGTAAAAGAAAAGGCAATGATGAAATTGACCTTACTTTATTTACTGATGGATTACGCGATGAGTGGGAACAAGGCATAACAATAGATGTAGCCTACCAGTATTTTACAACACCAAAACGAAAGTTTATCATTGCTGATACACCAGGTCATGTTCAATACACTAGAAACATGTTTACTGGAGCATCAACAGCTAATTTGGCAATCATTTTAGTAGATGTAAGATATGGTGTAACAGAGCAGACAAAGAGGCATTCTTTTATTGCATCCTTACTTAAAATTCCAAATGCAATTGTGTGTATTAATAAAATGGATTTAGTGAATTTTTCGAAAGATGTATACGATACTATAGTTAATGAATTCAAAATATTTTCATCAAAATTATCCATAAATGATATTAGATTTATACCTATGAGCGCACTGCTTGGTGACAATGTAGTAGATAAATCGTCAAGGATGGAATGGTATAAAGGAGATCCTTTACTTCACACGTTAGAAATAATACCTATAAATAACGATATCAATGAAGCAAGTGTTCGTTTTCCTATTCAAACAATATTAAGACCTCAGAACGAAGTTGATCAAGACTATAGAAGGTATGTAGGTCGATTGGCAAGTGGCGTACTTAGAAAAGGAGATGAAATTACCGTATTGCCTTCAGGACTTACTTCTAAAGTTAAAACAATATACAAGTATGATAAAGATATGCAAGAGGTTTTTGCTCCAATGTCTATTTCTATAGCATTAGAAGATAATATTGATATCAGTCGGGGAGACATGATTGTAAAATCTAATAATAAACCTAATATAGTCCAAGATATAGAAGTGATGCTTTGTTGGTTACATACCGATGCAGCTAAACCAAGAGCTAAGTATTTTATAAAACAAACAACTAATGAACAGAAGGCTATCATTAAAGAAATTATCTATAAAATAGATATAAAAACTTTAGAAAAAGACTATGAATGTGAAGGTTTGAAGATGAATGACATATGCAAGGTGAAGCTTAAAATTACCAAGCCGTTAATGGTAGATTTATATAAAGAGAATAGAATAACAGGAAGTCTTATTCTTATTGATGAAACAACCAACGAAACTGTCGCAGCAGCAATGGTTGTGTAA
- a CDS encoding polysaccharide pyruvyl transferase family protein: MIRILTFFDCYNYGAYLQAYALHKFLIERGFENEFINYRTKKSINNEFNEELKPGAKNIKLYLKILFKVLNFKLYQRKLKKTKPIYVSADLRNMKFDKVIIGSDQIWCYTQEWGGIDTTYFSDNINAETIIAYAASLGPDNFNKQHPRSILRLMKKFDHVGVRDYNTLNFAKLARPDDKKGPHLVLDPTLIYDFNKEIKMPSVKNYIIFYSDKLEPSHDVIANVKKIAREKNLKIISLGKSYDWCDKNIISLAPFLWMGYMKNADMVITCMFHGLLFSVKFQTEFMMFLNEHRKNKCLDFLKRIDLENRVINQPEDVVDLFNTKINYKKVDSFLQTEIKHSKEFLISALTGN; encoded by the coding sequence ATGATTAGAATATTAACATTTTTTGATTGCTACAATTATGGTGCTTACTTACAAGCATATGCATTACATAAATTTTTAATAGAAAGAGGATTCGAAAATGAGTTCATTAATTATAGAACTAAGAAGAGTATCAATAACGAATTCAATGAAGAGCTAAAGCCAGGTGCTAAAAACATTAAATTATATCTTAAAATCTTGTTTAAGGTTTTAAATTTTAAATTGTATCAGCGAAAGTTAAAAAAAACAAAACCGATTTACGTATCGGCAGATCTTAGGAATATGAAGTTTGACAAAGTCATTATTGGCAGTGATCAAATTTGGTGTTACACACAAGAATGGGGAGGTATAGATACTACCTATTTCTCTGATAATATAAACGCAGAAACAATCATTGCATATGCCGCAAGTTTAGGACCCGATAATTTTAACAAACAGCATCCAAGGTCAATTTTAAGATTAATGAAAAAATTTGATCATGTCGGTGTTAGAGATTACAACACGTTAAACTTCGCTAAATTAGCGCGTCCAGACGATAAAAAAGGACCTCATTTAGTTTTAGATCCAACCTTAATATATGATTTCAATAAAGAGATTAAAATGCCTTCTGTCAAAAACTACATTATATTTTATTCAGATAAGCTTGAACCTTCTCATGATGTCATAGCGAATGTAAAAAAGATTGCGAGAGAAAAAAATCTCAAAATAATTTCCTTAGGAAAATCGTATGATTGGTGCGATAAAAACATCATCTCATTGGCTCCTTTTTTGTGGATGGGCTATATGAAAAATGCTGACATGGTGATTACATGTATGTTTCATGGGTTACTTTTCTCTGTGAAATTTCAAACAGAATTTATGATGTTCTTAAATGAACATAGAAAAAACAAATGTTTAGATTTCTTGAAAAGAATTGATCTTGAAAATAGAGTTATTAATCAGCCTGAAGATGTAGTCGATTTGTTTAACACCAAGATAAATTACAAAAAAGTTGATTCATTTTTACAAACTGAAATAAAGCATTCTAAAGAATTTTTAATAAGCGCTTTAACAGGTAACTAA
- the cysD gene encoding sulfate adenylyltransferase subunit CysD, with protein MNKYYLNYLDELESEAIFILREAWAQFENPVILFSGGKDSILVTHLARKAFYPSKMPFALVHVDTGHNFPETIQFRDNLIESLGVHLIVGSVQKSIDRGRAVEEKGKHSTRNALQIVTLLDLIEENKIDCAIGGARRDEEKVRAKERFFSHRDDFGQWNPKNQRPELWNIFNGRHFEGEHFRVFPISNWTEMDVWNYIKRENIEIPSLYFSHQRKVIWRNNSWIPFSEHINLDASEEVVTKQIRFRTLGDITITGGIESEADTVTKIVDEISTIRFTERGNRADDKRSLTAMEDRKRQGYF; from the coding sequence ATGAATAAATATTATTTAAATTATTTAGATGAATTAGAATCAGAAGCTATCTTCATATTACGTGAGGCTTGGGCACAATTTGAAAACCCAGTAATTCTATTTTCTGGAGGAAAAGATTCTATTTTAGTTACACATTTAGCAAGAAAAGCTTTTTATCCATCTAAAATGCCATTTGCATTAGTACATGTAGATACAGGACACAATTTTCCAGAGACCATTCAATTTAGAGATAATTTAATAGAAAGCTTAGGAGTTCATCTTATCGTAGGCTCAGTTCAAAAATCGATTGATCGGGGGCGTGCAGTTGAAGAAAAAGGAAAGCACTCAACAAGAAATGCTTTGCAAATAGTAACACTATTAGATTTAATAGAAGAAAATAAAATCGATTGTGCTATTGGAGGCGCAAGACGAGATGAGGAAAAAGTTAGAGCTAAAGAACGTTTTTTCTCTCATAGAGATGATTTTGGGCAATGGAATCCTAAAAATCAACGCCCTGAATTATGGAATATATTCAATGGGAGACATTTTGAAGGGGAACATTTTAGGGTTTTCCCAATAAGTAATTGGACTGAAATGGATGTTTGGAATTATATCAAAAGAGAAAACATAGAAATACCTTCTTTATATTTTTCACACCAACGGAAAGTAATCTGGAGAAATAATTCATGGATTCCTTTCTCAGAACATATCAATTTAGATGCATCTGAAGAAGTAGTTACGAAGCAAATACGCTTTAGAACACTAGGTGATATTACCATCACTGGAGGAATTGAATCAGAAGCAGATACTGTTACAAAAATTGTAGATGAAATCTCAACAATTAGATTTACTGAACGCGGAAATAGGGCTGATGATAAACGTTCCTTAACAGCAATGGAAGATCGTAAACGTCAAGGATATTTTTAA
- a CDS encoding 4'-phosphopantetheinyl transferase family protein — protein sequence MLLLYSKIQEKKHKLLLDSCLSFFPKTYQERLLRYHRWQDVQLSLLGRLLVKEGLSHFANKADFKKLLYTEYNKPYFQDNNVQFNISHSGELVVAVFTNNRSDIGIDIEKSHAIKIVDFKGQMTLYEEQKIFNSVCPQKEFFRYWTQKEAVLKAMGRGLSIPLKSFEIKNNETCVETKTFYVSEIDLHKEYACHISQDQKFSNKEITVRKIDIKEFYNAQN from the coding sequence TTGCTTTTACTTTATTCTAAAATCCAGGAAAAAAAACACAAACTTTTACTAGATAGTTGTTTAAGTTTTTTCCCGAAGACATATCAAGAAAGACTTTTAAGGTACCATAGATGGCAAGATGTTCAATTGTCTTTATTAGGTAGGTTGTTAGTGAAAGAAGGATTGTCTCATTTTGCTAATAAAGCAGATTTTAAAAAGTTGTTGTATACAGAATATAACAAGCCTTATTTTCAAGATAATAATGTGCAATTCAATATCTCTCATTCAGGAGAATTAGTAGTCGCTGTTTTTACAAATAATCGTTCAGATATTGGTATTGATATTGAAAAATCGCATGCTATAAAAATAGTAGACTTTAAGGGTCAAATGACTTTATATGAAGAACAAAAAATATTTAACTCTGTATGTCCTCAAAAAGAATTTTTTAGATATTGGACACAAAAAGAAGCGGTTTTAAAAGCAATGGGAAGAGGATTGTCTATTCCGCTAAAATCATTTGAAATTAAAAATAATGAAACCTGTGTCGAAACAAAAACATTTTATGTTTCCGAAATAGACTTACATAAAGAATATGCGTGTCATATTTCTCAAGATCAAAAATTTAGCAATAAAGAAATAACGGTAAGAAAAATCGATATTAAAGAGTTTTACA
- the cysC gene encoding adenylyl-sulfate kinase encodes MNNLTPFSFGVKKAERNELNGHASFAIWFTGLSGSGKSTLSNALERSLFDKGMRTYLLDGDNIRAGINKDLKFTANDREENLRRIAEITKLFVDSGTIVLSAFITPYKKSRSLIKKIVTPQNYIEVYVSTSLEECERRDCKGLYKKARKGEIKNFTGISDPYEAPENPDIIIDTEKETIEESIKRILNFVQNKLEAKINE; translated from the coding sequence ATGAATAACTTAACACCTTTTTCTTTTGGAGTAAAAAAAGCAGAGCGTAATGAATTAAATGGGCATGCTTCTTTTGCAATATGGTTTACGGGACTTTCTGGTTCAGGCAAATCAACGCTCTCAAATGCCTTAGAGAGAAGTTTATTTGATAAAGGAATGAGAACATATTTGTTAGATGGAGATAATATCAGGGCTGGAATTAATAAAGATTTAAAATTTACAGCAAATGACAGAGAAGAAAACCTTAGGCGTATTGCTGAAATCACAAAGCTATTTGTTGATTCAGGTACTATAGTTTTATCAGCTTTTATTACTCCTTATAAAAAGAGTAGATCGCTTATCAAGAAAATAGTAACGCCTCAAAATTATATTGAAGTCTATGTTAGTACAAGTTTAGAGGAATGTGAACGTAGAGATTGTAAAGGCTTATATAAAAAAGCGAGAAAAGGAGAAATAAAGAATTTTACAGGAATTTCGGATCCTTATGAAGCACCTGAAAACCCTGATATTATTATAGATACAGAAAAAGAGACAATAGAAGAATCTATAAAACGAATATTAAATTTTGTTCAGAATAAATTAGAAGCTAAGATTAATGAATAA
- a CDS encoding DUF2061 domain-containing protein → MKDISKRRHIVKTITWRILASITTFLLAILFFKEDSHAVEKALGIALTESVLKMILYYYHERFWYKSNFGLTSRSSRKIGNE, encoded by the coding sequence ATGAAAGACATATCAAAAAGAAGACATATTGTAAAAACAATTACATGGAGAATATTGGCGTCAATAACTACATTTTTATTAGCCATTTTATTCTTTAAAGAGGATTCACATGCTGTTGAAAAAGCACTCGGGATTGCATTAACAGAATCTGTATTAAAAATGATTTTATACTATTATCATGAACGTTTTTGGTATAAATCTAACTTTGGTTTAACCTCTAGATCAAGTAGAAAAATAGGAAATGAATAA
- a CDS encoding UpxY family transcription antiterminator: MKFNIGWHVLYVRSRWERKVYESLKEISLDPFLPQIKTIKQWSDRKKTIIKPLFPSYVFVNINSSLEYHKALSLNGVCSFIRFRNEYARVTTKEIEQIKLLVGDVNITDIETNIKLPEIGEIKKINYGPLNGLNCEIIKVDNHNKIIVRIDSLRQNIIATIPSYSFEGVA, translated from the coding sequence ATGAAATTTAATATAGGTTGGCACGTATTATATGTAAGATCTCGTTGGGAAAGAAAGGTTTATGAATCTTTAAAAGAAATTTCTTTAGATCCTTTTTTGCCACAGATAAAAACCATTAAACAATGGAGTGACCGAAAGAAAACTATCATAAAACCGTTGTTCCCATCGTATGTGTTTGTCAATATAAATTCTTCGTTAGAGTATCACAAAGCATTGTCTTTAAATGGTGTATGCTCTTTCATTCGTTTTAGGAATGAATATGCACGTGTAACAACAAAAGAAATTGAACAAATTAAACTCTTAGTTGGTGATGTAAATATCACCGACATTGAGACTAATATAAAGCTTCCCGAAATAGGCGAAATAAAAAAAATCAATTATGGGCCATTAAATGGACTGAATTGTGAGATTATAAAAGTTGACAATCATAATAAAATTATTGTAAGAATCGATTCGTTACGACAAAACATTATAGCTACAATACCTTCTTATTCTTTTGAAGGTGTTGCATAA